One window from the genome of Anaerolineae bacterium encodes:
- a CDS encoding hybrid sensor histidine kinase/response regulator, protein MVSSTVKSGQNLDAELRPSSKLVAFLLMCAALAVSLIGDTWLGESEWQKVLLFGLLLYSAAGVVWLLDEWRPQVGGWGAVMALVVVSNVGLFWLGVPGFLTLLTIPVVVAAVLLGLLAATITAVGQTVVLLLLYSAAPFPVNLPTTVTILIGVWFTLGLVIYVYHSMYQIVQWSWEHYQQAQDSLEEARDRKVELEQALEALALANRELVLLNERVANLRLLAEEAQKAKTAFVAKVSHEFRTPLNMIIGLTDILIEKPEVVYGNKLPAPLLEDLKIVHRSCEHLSSMVNDVLDLSQTELGRLTLHREWVDLAQEINAAVTVVQPLLEKKDLSLQLTLPNGLPQVYCDRTRIRQVILNLVSNAARYTDTGGITIGVVQQGRFVTVNVTDTGSGIAPEDAQKIFDPFFQVRDNLWREQEGSGLGLSISKQFVERHDGEIWLESKRGVGSTFAFKLPISPAMGLAAGPARWVDDDWVFRERTSWPKVSPSPYKQRVVLCDETGDLYPLFTTYADDIEFVDAQNLSQTRQELQECPAHAVILNSISPNHLKIMVEQARQEIPDTPIIGCSLPPRADHALKSGAIGRLIKPVRQSNLEEAIQKIDSPVKRVLVVDDAPDVVQLFSRMLHIYDDTLEIITAADGKEALHQLRAHLPDLVLLDIILPDVDGWQVLANKAQDEAIKDIPVIVVSAEDLVEQTKSEVLLATMGAGLSVSQVLRCSLQLSELLFEPG, encoded by the coding sequence ATGGTCAGTTCAACCGTAAAATCCGGCCAAAACTTGGATGCTGAATTGCGTCCTTCATCTAAATTGGTTGCTTTCCTCTTAATGTGCGCCGCTTTGGCCGTCAGTTTGATCGGCGATACCTGGCTGGGGGAGTCTGAATGGCAAAAAGTTTTGCTGTTTGGATTGTTGCTCTACTCTGCCGCCGGCGTTGTTTGGCTGTTAGACGAGTGGCGGCCCCAGGTTGGAGGGTGGGGGGCGGTTATGGCCCTGGTTGTTGTTAGTAATGTGGGGTTATTTTGGCTGGGTGTGCCCGGCTTTCTGACCTTGCTTACTATCCCTGTAGTGGTGGCAGCCGTGCTGCTTGGCCTCTTGGCGGCAACGATTACGGCGGTTGGGCAAACAGTAGTATTGTTACTGCTCTATTCTGCCGCCCCTTTTCCGGTGAATTTGCCCACAACCGTAACCATTCTCATTGGCGTCTGGTTTACCCTGGGCCTGGTGATTTATGTGTACCACTCTATGTATCAGATTGTCCAATGGTCCTGGGAACACTACCAACAGGCGCAAGATTCCCTGGAAGAAGCGCGCGATCGTAAAGTAGAACTGGAACAGGCTTTGGAGGCGCTGGCGCTGGCCAATCGAGAACTGGTTTTGCTCAACGAAAGGGTGGCTAACTTGCGCCTGCTGGCCGAAGAGGCCCAAAAGGCCAAAACCGCATTTGTGGCCAAAGTGAGTCACGAATTCCGCACGCCGTTGAATATGATCATTGGCTTGACCGACATCCTGATTGAAAAGCCCGAAGTTGTTTATGGCAATAAACTGCCCGCGCCCCTGTTAGAAGATTTGAAAATTGTGCATCGTAGTTGTGAGCACCTTTCCAGCATGGTCAACGATGTGTTGGACCTCAGCCAAACGGAACTGGGCCGCTTAACGCTGCATCGGGAGTGGGTTGACCTGGCGCAGGAAATAAACGCGGCGGTAACAGTTGTCCAGCCCCTCCTGGAAAAGAAGGACCTCAGTTTGCAACTTACCTTGCCCAACGGCCTGCCCCAAGTTTATTGTGATAGAACTCGCATCCGGCAAGTTATTCTGAATCTGGTGAGCAATGCGGCCCGGTATACGGATACAGGCGGCATTACTATCGGCGTGGTTCAACAGGGGCGTTTTGTAACGGTCAACGTGACCGATACCGGCTCGGGCATTGCGCCTGAAGACGCGCAGAAAATTTTTGATCCCTTTTTCCAGGTGCGGGACAACTTGTGGCGCGAGCAGGAAGGCAGCGGCCTTGGGTTGAGTATCAGTAAACAATTTGTTGAACGCCACGACGGGGAGATCTGGCTGGAAAGCAAACGGGGGGTAGGCAGCACGTTTGCTTTTAAGTTACCCATTTCGCCGGCTATGGGCCTGGCAGCCGGCCCGGCTCGCTGGGTGGATGATGATTGGGTTTTTCGGGAGCGAACGTCTTGGCCCAAAGTATCCCCTTCACCTTACAAACAGCGGGTGGTGCTCTGCGATGAAACCGGCGACCTCTATCCCCTATTCACCACGTATGCCGATGATATTGAGTTTGTTGACGCCCAAAACTTGTCTCAGACCAGACAGGAATTGCAGGAGTGTCCGGCGCATGCCGTCATTCTCAACTCTATTTCCCCTAACCATTTGAAAATAATGGTGGAGCAGGCCAGACAGGAGATACCTGATACGCCCATTATCGGCTGTTCTTTACCTCCCCGGGCAGATCATGCCCTTAAATCCGGCGCAATAGGTCGTTTGATTAAACCGGTGCGGCAAAGTAACCTGGAGGAGGCTATTCAAAAAATTGATTCACCCGTGAAACGGGTGTTGGTGGTAGATGACGCCCCTGATGTTGTGCAGCTTTTTAGCCGAATGTTACACATTTATGACGATACGCTGGAAATTATTACGGCCGCGGATGGTAAAGAAGCATTACACCAGTTACGCGCCCACCTGCCCGACCTGGTGCTGTTAGACATTATCTTACCTGATGTGGATGGTTGGCAGGTTTTGGCCAATAAAGCCCAAGATGAGGCCATCAAAGATATTCCCGTAATTGTGGTATCGGCTGAAGATTTAGTGGAACAAACCAAAAGTGAGGTTTTATTGGCCACTATGGGGGCGGGCTTATCGGTTAGCCAGGTGTTGCGTTGTTCGCTCCAGCTTTCAGAACTTCTCTTCGAGCCTGGTTGA
- a CDS encoding response regulator — protein sequence MSVFANFEQYLRDALVHLYDPTYQPHPSLVEIIGSDPQPGVQSLQARLIQEIESLKPSPNVPPNARIRLIYEVLSCRYLQSLTQEEAAKCVGITSRTLRRVQQQAIHLLAQRLWEENRGAAAPARGSFPETETQLSDTNEWHIQLKKELASLQESAPGLVTDTREIVYGAVEVGQALTSKHNVSLKVTLPEFPLMTTAHTSVLRQILIRAVGKLVQSMLAGEIIIKAQEAGEYINITITGFPAATTEPPHSDFIQEALATQSGLFETQVTGQQITFEIKIPSASKITVLVVDDNTDLVHFYRRYVAGTRYEIIHLAEGQRLFETIAHSSPDIIVLDVMLPGIDGWELLTHLHEHPDTRPIPVIVCSVVRGEEMALTLGATLYLQKPVRSRQFIEALDQALNQARREVLKAGANNATPG from the coding sequence ATGAGTGTCTTTGCCAACTTTGAACAATATTTGCGTGATGCCCTGGTGCATCTTTACGATCCCACTTATCAACCCCACCCCTCGCTGGTAGAAATTATAGGCAGCGACCCCCAGCCCGGCGTCCAATCACTGCAAGCTCGCCTTATTCAAGAAATTGAAAGCCTGAAACCCTCGCCCAATGTGCCGCCTAATGCCCGCATTCGCCTTATCTACGAGGTGTTATCCTGCCGGTATTTGCAGAGTCTTACCCAGGAGGAAGCGGCCAAGTGTGTTGGCATCACCTCACGGACCCTACGCCGCGTCCAACAGCAAGCCATCCACCTGCTGGCCCAGCGACTTTGGGAAGAAAACCGGGGCGCAGCAGCCCCGGCCCGCGGCAGTTTTCCCGAAACCGAAACGCAGTTATCAGACACAAACGAGTGGCATATCCAGTTGAAAAAGGAATTAGCTTCATTACAGGAAAGCGCGCCAGGGCTGGTGACGGACACCAGAGAAATTGTTTATGGGGCGGTAGAGGTAGGCCAGGCTTTAACCTCAAAACATAACGTTAGCTTGAAGGTAACTTTGCCAGAGTTCCCTCTGATGACTACCGCCCACACCTCGGTTTTACGGCAAATTCTGATCAGAGCCGTAGGCAAGTTAGTGCAGTCCATGTTAGCCGGGGAAATTATCATTAAGGCGCAAGAAGCAGGGGAATACATTAATATCACGATCACCGGCTTTCCCGCCGCCACAACAGAACCACCTCACAGCGACTTCATCCAGGAAGCTTTAGCCACTCAAAGTGGTTTATTTGAGACTCAAGTGACCGGGCAGCAAATTACCTTTGAGATAAAGATTCCTTCAGCTTCAAAAATCACGGTTCTGGTGGTAGACGATAACACAGACCTGGTTCACTTTTATCGCCGTTATGTGGCCGGCACCCGGTATGAAATTATCCACCTGGCCGAAGGTCAACGCCTGTTTGAAACCATTGCCCACTCGTCTCCTGATATCATTGTGCTCGATGTGATGTTGCCGGGGATTGATGGGTGGGAATTATTAACCCACTTACATGAACATCCTGACACCAGGCCGATTCCCGTGATCGTGTGCTCGGTGGTGCGGGGAGAAGAAATGGCTCTGACTCTGGGCGCAACGCTTTATTTGCAAAAACCGGTTCGCTCCCGGCAGTTCATTGAGGCGCTGGACCAGGCGCTCAACCAGGCTCGAAGAGAAGTTCTGAAAGCTGGAGCGAACAACGCAACACCTGGCTAA
- a CDS encoding extracellular solute-binding protein has translation MKKLSRRDFLRMGTLTTAGVVAAACGGQQAPAPAEQPAEAPAEKEEMKEEEPASAPEEAAEGVTIQYWPSWGNFAEVWDVLRETDEFKEAIGNNTLEVKTGSPYEAILTAVAAGTPPDAVSNYQYLDLMARGVLAPIDDLVAASSIVKKENYLEGNWNDGFYQGVMYGVPAIECFLRYGLNYNAQMVEEAGLDPDSPPVTWDDCLTWHNALTKFDDAGNMLQIGLDPYDAMGGQIGIQDGFYPPVSWGWKWFDADTGKFDLDNAMMIESLEVMGEFYKIVGPDNMASMRATEGQGGWGGSFNTKVQAMIIEGYWHPGETVIQQPDVGEQNRASWAPVPASRKGVKVQGTGGHYVIFFKEAPNTEQMFKVAEFLNTNTACDIIFKNVGWLPALKPYLSTVDPAAFPGLKFYFDSVEQAGEWSSPARCQITAYVSQQYQELREKVYRDEMTAADAAAEFQKRCEDEYKAQGFS, from the coding sequence ATGAAAAAGCTGAGTCGTCGTGATTTCTTGCGGATGGGTACGCTGACCACAGCCGGTGTTGTGGCGGCGGCCTGTGGCGGCCAACAAGCCCCGGCTCCGGCAGAACAGCCGGCGGAAGCCCCCGCAGAAAAAGAGGAAATGAAAGAAGAGGAGCCAGCCAGTGCTCCTGAAGAGGCTGCGGAAGGGGTTACCATTCAGTACTGGCCTTCATGGGGTAATTTTGCCGAGGTTTGGGATGTTCTCAGAGAGACGGATGAATTCAAGGAAGCTATTGGTAATAACACCCTTGAGGTCAAAACCGGCTCACCATACGAAGCCATTCTGACCGCTGTTGCTGCCGGCACACCCCCGGATGCCGTTTCAAATTACCAGTATCTGGATTTAATGGCCCGCGGCGTATTGGCTCCTATTGATGATTTGGTAGCCGCCAGCTCTATTGTTAAAAAGGAAAATTATTTGGAAGGTAACTGGAACGATGGTTTCTATCAGGGAGTAATGTATGGCGTTCCGGCGATTGAATGTTTCTTGCGGTATGGCCTCAACTACAACGCCCAAATGGTGGAAGAGGCCGGGCTTGATCCTGACAGCCCGCCCGTTACCTGGGACGATTGTTTGACCTGGCATAATGCCCTGACCAAGTTTGATGATGCCGGCAATATGCTGCAAATTGGCCTCGACCCTTATGATGCTATGGGTGGGCAGATTGGGATTCAAGACGGTTTCTATCCCCCGGTTTCGTGGGGCTGGAAATGGTTTGATGCCGATACCGGCAAATTCGATTTGGACAACGCGATGATGATAGAGTCCCTTGAGGTTATGGGTGAGTTTTACAAGATTGTCGGCCCGGATAATATGGCCTCTATGCGGGCCACCGAGGGACAAGGCGGCTGGGGCGGCTCGTTCAACACCAAAGTGCAGGCGATGATCATTGAAGGATACTGGCATCCCGGTGAAACCGTGATCCAACAACCCGATGTCGGTGAACAGAATCGCGCCTCGTGGGCGCCGGTACCCGCAAGTCGCAAGGGTGTGAAGGTACAAGGCACCGGCGGGCACTATGTCATCTTTTTCAAAGAAGCCCCGAATACCGAACAAATGTTCAAGGTGGCCGAGTTCTTGAACACCAATACAGCCTGTGATATTATCTTCAAGAATGTAGGCTGGTTGCCGGCGTTGAAACCATACCTCAGTACTGTGGATCCAGCAGCATTTCCTGGCCTAAAATTCTACTTTGACAGTGTGGAGCAAGCCGGTGAGTGGTCTTCGCCGGCCCGTTGCCAGATCACGGCGTACGTTAGCCAGCAATACCAGGAGTTGCGGGAAAAAGTTTATCGAGACGAGATGACCGCGGCCGACGCAGCGGCAGAGTTCCAGAAACGCTGCGAGGATGAATACAAAGCCCAGGGCTTTAGCTGA